The window CCCATAGAATCGTCTCCGCCAGTTGCTGTGGCGAGTAGGGACGGTTCGAGTCGTGGAGACGATAGGGATTGGGGTTGTCCGGGCGTGTCCACTCGACCGGCACAACGGTCCGGGCGACAAACCCGGGCGTCCCGGTGACTGTCTGGAGAAACTCCATGGCGTCGAACGCCTTTCGTGCCCTTTCGAGTGCCTGGGGGTCTTTTGTTGCGGCATACCGGAAAGCTTCCATGGCAAGGTACATGTTGGTGTACTGGCCGTCATTATCATCGTCTTCTGACTGTATTACAGACACATCACCGGGCTTCATCAGACGGCATTTCTCGACCAGCCACGGCTCTCGAACATGACGCTTGTGCAGGATTTCCTCGAAATACCCGGCCTTTTGTGCCAAGGTCATGATGCGCTGCTTGATAGCGCAGACTCCGTTGGCTGTGGCTATCCACGCGGTGCCGTCCCGGTCAAAGGCCACGTCCCGCACGTCGTCATTTGGCAACCATCGGAGGCTGTGCCGCAGGGACCACTTCTTGCCGTCGAAGCGGGCTGCTCCCGCCGCCGTGCCTCCCCACAAGATGCCGTCCTGACTGAACGAGAGGCAGTGGACAAGTGAACATGGGAGGCCGTTTTCCGGCGTATGTGAAGTTATCCGTGTGCCGCCGCGATATACGTCAATACCGTTGGTGCCTCCGACCCAGAGCGTTCCATCGGGCCCCAAGGCCGCCGCCGAGAGTTCCCCCGAACGGATAACATCGAAATCCCGAAGCTGGCCGAGCACTTCCTCGCCGCGGATGTGGAACAGTCCATGCCCCGTGGGGACCCATATTGTCCCATCTTGGTCGAACACCACGGCCCGGGGCGAATCGGCCCAGCCGCCGTGTGCGTGTTTCCATGCGCCGTCGCGATTGTGCCACATGCCTTTGGGCCCCATGGCAACCACAATATCGCCTGAGACACCGATCGCGCCGATGGGGTCGATGACCTCGGGGATCCGCTCAAGCAAGCCGGAAGCCGCGCTGCGGTAAAGGCCGTTCCAGGCGCCGATCCAGACGGAGCCATCGGGTCCTTCGGCCGCGGCGAAGGCAGGGCCGTGGTAATAACCGTCTATGGCCAGGCTCCACCCGGTCTCGTCGAGTCGGAAGATGCCGCCGTCGGTTGCTATCCAGGGGCGTTGCGCTCCGTCCACGGCAATGGCGCGGATGCTGTTTGCACCGTCTGGACCCAATACCGGATAGACCTCGCGGTATTCTTGTTGAAAAGGCGTATCGGGTACCGTGGGAATGCCGCCGGTGACAAATGTGCCTGCAATGATGGGTACACAAATCGCACAAATCATGAGTAGCTCCTCCAGGACAGCTCCAGCGCTGGGTTCGCTCTTGCAGCCACTGTGTTTGGCGTGCATAGTATCACCACGATGCGTGTGCCGGCCACTGATCGAGGGCCAGAGGGGGATCATGAAGATTGCGTTGGTCACCGATGCTTGGGCTCCGCAGACAAGCGGGGTCGTGACGACCATGACGCGGATGGCGGAGATGCTTGGCGCGCGCGGGCATACCGTTGAGGTCTTTCACCCCGGGCTGTTTTGGACGGCGCCGTGCCCGACGTACCCGGATATCCGTCTGGCCCTGTTCTGCGGGCGGAGACTCGCACGGCTGCTGGACGAGTTTCAGCCCGACGCCATCCATCTTCCGACCGAGGGGCCACTTGGTCTGGCCGGCGCACGGTATTGCCGGAAACGCAGGTATCCGTACACCACCACATACACGACGAAGTGGCCGGAATACATCAGGATTCGTTTTGGCATTCCGCTGAGGGTAACGTACTGGTTTCTCCGGCGTTTCCATAGCGGGGCGGCGCACGTGTCGGTATCGACGAATTCGCTCGAGGAAACCCTGCGCGCGCGGGGGTTCGAGCGTATCGTGCGCTGGGGGAGAGGCGTGGACAGCAACCTCTTCCGCCCGCGAGATAAATCGGCCATCAGTGCGCCGCGGCCGGTATATGTCTACATGGGACGCGTATCGGTCGAGAAGAATATCGAGGCTTTTCTGAGCTTGGGCCTTCCGGGTACCAAGATGGTCATTGGCGATGGTCCGGCGCTCGAAGAGCTGCAGCACAAATACCCTGACGTGCGATTCCTGGGAAAGAAGAAGGGTGAGGACCTTGCGGCGCACCTCGAAGCGGGCGACGTCTTCGTGTTTCCGAGTCTGACAGATACATTCGGGATCGTGATGATCGA of the Candidatus Hydrogenedentota bacterium genome contains:
- a CDS encoding regulator, whose product is MICAICVPIIAGTFVTGGIPTVPDTPFQQEYREVYPVLGPDGANSIRAIAVDGAQRPWIATDGGIFRLDETGWSLAIDGYYHGPAFAAAEGPDGSVWIGAWNGLYRSAASGLLERIPEVIDPIGAIGVSGDIVVAMGPKGMWHNRDGAWKHAHGGWADSPRAVVFDQDGTIWVPTGHGLFHIRGEEVLGQLRDFDVIRSGELSAAALGPDGTLWVGGTNGIDVYRGGTRITSHTPENGLPCSLVHCLSFSQDGILWGGTAAGAARFDGKKWSLRHSLRWLPNDDVRDVAFDRDGTAWIATANGVCAIKQRIMTLAQKAGYFEEILHKRHVREPWLVEKCRLMKPGDVSVIQSEDDDNDGQYTNMYLAMEAFRYAATKDPQALERARKAFDAMEFLQTVTGTPGFVARTVVPVEWTRPDNPNPYRLHDSNRPYSPQQLAETILWDPRFKPVEIRWRPSQDGKWLWKGDTSSDEITGHFYGYLHYYSFVAQSEEEKQRVRDLCRRVMDYIIEGGYVLRDIDGEHTRWGVWAPEKLLHDKDWQAERPVNAAEILSYLKTTYRLTGDEKYQDAYRRLIDEFGYAELARKPKPTNPSERTHIDSELLALTFPGLLMCENDPQLLAFYNEGIRQWFGTVRNEYSPYYNFLCGSLGVEEIGVEECVAFLRDAPLDLIQWTVDNTRREDMELVREPELDQLQTSTLPPPSERGVMRWDNNPWGAVSGDGGHTESSGVYWLLPYWMGRYYGFIGAPAAQE
- a CDS encoding glycosyltransferase family 1 protein — encoded protein: MKIALVTDAWAPQTSGVVTTMTRMAEMLGARGHTVEVFHPGLFWTAPCPTYPDIRLALFCGRRLARLLDEFQPDAIHLPTEGPLGLAGARYCRKRRYPYTTTYTTKWPEYIRIRFGIPLRVTYWFLRRFHSGAAHVSVSTNSLEETLRARGFERIVRWGRGVDSNLFRPRDKSAISAPRPVYVYMGRVSVEKNIEAFLSLGLPGTKMVIGDGPALEELQHKYPDVRFLGKKKGEDLAAHLEAGDVFVFPSLTDTFGIVMIEAMACGLPVAAFPVEGPKDVVIQGETGWLDEDLKTAVSKALTMSPQRCREFALQCSWERSVEQFEAMLVPIAPRDGRVS